The following DNA comes from Plodia interpunctella isolate USDA-ARS_2022_Savannah chromosome 1, ilPloInte3.2, whole genome shotgun sequence.
TATAAGCGCGACGAAGCTTAAGAATACCTAACTAGATGCCTACGATCGCCTGGACTAAGACCATGGcgtattataaatacctacgaACCTTGCGATAGTGCAGCTGATCTCGATTAGGCTGATAAACTTTTCCGTCTTTTTcgtatgtgtatgtgtatgtttcgTATGTGTATTTCCGTCTTTTTCGTAGTTTAGCTGTTCTTTTATGATGTCAGCATGCTTCAGATGCTCTggttttctaaattaattaggGTAAACATACTGGTTATCTGCCATTTTAGCGCCTTGTTGACTTCAGAGTTGATTTCTATCATAATGTTGTTATTCTAAAActgttgttttttttcctatatccTACAATAGTCTACTTTCATATAATGTAATGGCTATAGACGTATCAGTGTtgcataattttcataaatatatatattcgaaaAATAGCAAATATACGGGTTATCGGCCTTTTAGATCGATTTCGTCCACTAATGCACTGGTTATCGACCACCTAATTCACGGTAGAAAAATGACTCTTATCTCATAGTTCATAGggtttatatgtatgaaagtaagataataaataaatttagataaattgtatattttcactttgTTCTAGGCCTTAGGTAACAAAAGTTTACTTGCATTTTTAAGTCGTAATTATcggcaattttttaaaatagtgatTTCaggtgtaattttattatttttggccAGCCTTTCGTTCGAATGGCTGGAAACAGGttttgatttgactagttTTTCGGCCGCTGAACTTGCAGTATTTTTAAAGGTACATCTTTGAAAATACAAGGAATATTGGCGGCCGGAATCTAGTGTAAATTCACAAAAGTCGCACTCTTTACAAATATTACGGAATCTGTGTTAGTGAATTTAAGGTTTCCGATATAATAACAAAGAGAAATGACGTGAATAAACCAGTTTTGCGACCGGTGGTCggaaagtatattttgaaattaatctTTTACCTATTGTCCGACTaccaaaaatatcacaaattatGAATAGTTAAGATAGTTTGGGcacttgaatattgaaattaaacataCTAAATACGCACAAACCAAATCAATCACCAATAAACAAACAgtaaaacttaaaaagttGCCTTTGAAAATCAATCCACCTGCTATTTTTGCGCTAAATTCGACACGCGTCCACTCACCACATTTTTTAGTGGTGATTGAGGGCTCAGTTCGAAAATGTCAAGGTTATGCCGTTGGATAATGAACCGTGATGTTCGACCGAATCGAATGGCGCGAAATTTTTAAGAAACGGTCTATCACActgtcattatttaaaataaagtgcGCAGTGGCCGTTAAGGGGTAGTGGCCGGCAAACCGGTATGtttaccctatatgttatatCTAGCCATAATAATAGCCAAGCAATTTAATAAGATTCTTTAAAATCCTGTTACCGTGAACAAACACAAACGGGCAAGATACTTATCATTATACCTAGGGTCTATTTTCATCAGGGATCCCTTCTTTTCcaaacttttatatatgtttttcatttataaacttTGGCATAATCACATCATACTGTCATAACAGTACTTTTGCCTAATATAATTTcgtttttactaatattttttttttatagaataggTAAGTTAGATTTGTTAgttattttgtgacaaaagCAAGCGAGCATTACACggcaagtaaaataaaattgtttgaatGGTAGGTATGCTTTAAGCAAAAAGTCGTTATATGATAGCTGTCCGTTTTGGATTTAACGCATCCATTCGTATCCagcaatattttgtctcgcTTATTCTCTGTTGGTCGCGTCCTATTCTCtatgtttgaaataaactaaaatactaCAAACTCATTTTCGTATCATCATAGTCATTGTAGCTGCATTGGCCATGACTCACTACTAGCGATTTGCCGAATGTCGCATGCCAAATTTTTCGAAATCTGTAGGAAATTTCAAGGAAGAGTCGAGAACAGGAATTTCTCAGCGGTACATCGCTACCCATCACCCTAGATGTCATACAGTTtatcttacaaataaaaataagtgttaACAGTTTATAAATTTCAAGGGTGATACCATGGGCAAAATCTGGGTTAAATATGTTCTGGTCTTCgtacattaatatttctatGTAGTATTTaccttttgtttttgttttagccCCGGATTGACCctgtaaaattattagagtGCCTTAGTGTACTCTTATCTCCAGCTGGTGGAATCAAGAGTAGAGGCGAAGTCGAGAGGCTGGCAACGTaagcaaaaatttatttttagtgttcTCTCTCATTATACTACTTAATTACGTTTGTCGCCTGTGATCTAGGTCCCTTTGTCCACGGGAAATTTTGTTGCCCTTGCTTTCTGTgacaaatataatgaaatagtTCCCTTCCAAGCATAGAGGGACCAGACTAGACCTACCAGGAAACATAGAAAAACTTAGCatgttactaacgtccacatgctgtctctttttcccatattgTGTACccattgtgtaaaaaaatccacgtgctacgtgttttatgtgtCATGGTAGCCTTCCTGGACCACGAGCGAAAAATGTTTACCCCCCCCTGGTCCCTGAAAAACATTCATATACACAGGGGGCCTTCATTCAATGTAAAGGTTACCCTGTTAACTATATTATGAAGTTAATTACTAGTTTATaagtgtcattttttttttcagtttgatGACAAAATTTTCTAAGAAGCTGGTATctaaatgtatttacattcAAATTCTGAAATGCACTGATACCGAAATATTGCGTTTATTCATGGGTTCTGGTGGATGGTTACTTGTGCATATGTGGCTAACAGAAAGCATAGTCGCAAAAAATTGGCCACTCGTTCGAGAGTTACTAGAACTTCTTTTGCTTTGTCCCGTTGACATAGAACGTCTTAAAACTAATAACTGTCCAAAACTTGTTAAGGAGTTATCCAAAGACGGCAATCATTTTGGTAAGTTATTTCTTgtcacttaattattttatgcttGTAATTCCAATTCAATAATAggttattcaattcaataatgtatataacataatagTAATAACATCGTATGTAGTATGTATCGTctatcataattatatgtcGAAAATATGAACAGTTAGCTGGTACCGACTGTATTAAACGGATAACATATACAGTCCTGTAATCACTATGAAACTCACCCTGATCATAAGtccgaaaaatatatttcgggCTATGCGCATTATAAGGTATACAGAGTATATACAATGCGCATATTGTCCAATTATGTCCTTAACAATTCACAACGTATTCGCTTTTGTACGCCGCTTCGCCGGCATCGTTTCAAATTCTGCCCTGCTTCATACTTCTATTGTTCGTTCCTTCGTAcccaaataaattgtttttcacatttataatattagttagaattaggTAAAAAGTAGCCTAGATGTAAATTAtctcaacaaaaacaaatcgcATTAATTAATTGCTGTATTTTGGCATGGAAGATTCTACTGCAGCTACTTCTGTATCTCGACTCTATCAATAAGATAGCTATTCTATTAACGGAAAGGTTTTGCTTTTTTCAATCCATAAGGTAATAAATTTGGTACCGCTTTCATATGAAGTTACTTTCAGAATTAACGGTATTATGCTGAGTGAcgttacttttaatttaccgGTAAACtcttaataacaatattatgcatTTACACGAAAGTTATAAAAACTGGATTAGTTTTCCAAGTTTTGTCGTTGTAGCTAAGTTATGTTGTTAATACACGGAGTCTCTATATTGGTCCGTGGGCCGCGCAACTCATGCGGGAAGTGGCAATTTCGCCATGTTACCAGTTGAATATATCAATTGGTAACATCataatatgattattaaattgtattttttagttttagttttaacgTTATGGATATCATACGTAATCAAGCCCTGCCGTAGGGATTTAGGCGATGGTAATGGGAGACTACTCTAAAGTTTACTTCctaaatatgaatgaaaaatattaaagactataaaatgtaatttaagcATGTGACAAAGTAGGTGGTAGTTTTTTATACAGGTTACTATGATAAACACCGTATGGTTTTAATGTTGAATCTGAAGTTATAATGATAAAAggttgaatattaatattcaattagtATTATAGAATAAATGAGTTTCTCCGCGCTCTTACGTGTGTTCCTAAGTTCtattacatttgtaaaaaGTTTACCTCCTGCTTACCTCTGCGTAAAAAGTTTTACCGTTGCAAACAGGATAGAAAACTTTCATATATTGTTGTCAAAACAGTATTTGTTAATGTTTTTGTTCCATCTCTTTCATTGTCATTTTTTCCCAAGAAATGTTAGCTTTATATTTGCCTCCACCTTAATATTCCTGCAACTTTAATAATGTGAACTATTATATCAATCTATATCCTATCAATCGCTTATTTTTTAGCTATCAGAGCACTTGCTTCGAAGTTGGTGGAACAATGGCTCAAGACTGTGAAGGGGGAACAAGTGTTACCCATACAGTTGACAGAAATTGCTCAAATAATATCGGAGTCTGATCATGATTCATCTAATTTAATTAGCAGCGCTATTGTTAAAGAGGAGGAACATACTGATTTCCAAGAAAAAAGAGATGAAGTTGTTGAatcaaaagaaattgatataTCCAAAGATTGTAATAACATGTCTGATTGTGAAGTAAATCTCTCAAAAGAAGTAGACAAACCAAAAGAAGAAGAGGCTTTACCAGTTctgaaaataactttaaaagatggaaaacaaataatatctcAAGTTGATGATAGTAACTCAAAATTAACAGAAGAATCAACGAACACGGAAAAATCTAAAGATAAACATAAAAGCAAAAGTAAAGAAAAGTCACATGATAAAAGTAGTTCACGATCTAGTTCCTCGAAACACAGTAAATCACATGATTCCAGTAATAAAAGTAGTAATAGTAGCAGTAACCATAAAAGCAGCTCTAGCAGGCATAGTAGCAAAGATAAATCTAGAGATAAAGATAAGTCGTCTTCTCATAGTTCCAAATCTAAAACTGAAAGTAGCAGTAGGAAATCtagtgataaattaaatacttcgAGTAGTAAATCTAAAGATGATCGAAGTAAGCATACATCTTCTGataaaactaagtacaaagaaaaagacaaaaaaactgacaaaaataaagacgATTCCCAGAAACCTACTATTGAAAAGTTAGAATCTGAGAAATCTGAAACTCCGTCAATTCAAAAGTTGGGCAAGATTCCCAAATTGAGCgacattaaaaaagaaaaaccatCAATATCAATCGAAGTTAGAAAACCTGATGAGCCTAAACCTAAAACAGTAAAAACgtttaattctaaatttagAAAACATGGATTAGAAGAAGAAGTGAAACCTCCGCCTTCTCGCGCCGctatattaagtaaaaaagcCGCGCCCGTTTTACCACCAACAATGCCTATACCAAAGAGACCGTCACCTGTACATAACGAGACTCCCCCAGAAAAGAAACCTAAAACTGTAGAAATTCTTGAAAAACCTGGAGCAATAAAACTGATTCCCCCAAAACCAAAGCGTAAgtatgatttaattatttttttgttgtatactgtattaatatgtttttattttacaggtTTCATCAATGAAGCTGTGCCAATGTTGTCAGTGATATGTGTTCAATATTGCTTAGGTTCTATTTGCGTCGGTGGTAAGTCTAAAATGTATAACTTAACGGGTTCCAAAGTGATTGTCACCTGTACGttttttcgaaaaataaatggtGAATATAATTCCTTATATCTTTCGTTCAATATTGACCTGACTTTGTTTAAAGACTGAAGTGTAAGGTGCTGGCAATGCTGATGCACCTTCAAAGGATCTACGTGAGGACTCACGGCAGAGCTGTTGGCATCAACCGGCGCTCCAGATGTGAATCTTCGACTATCCGTGAAATTGCAAACATGTATAGTCACAAACACGTTAAGTTCACATGCAATGATTTGCAAATAaagattacataaataattggcAATCGGCGATCGGCAAATTTGGCTTTGATATGTAGTGATCATAATTATATGGGATTCTAggaaatagtaggtacttagcATATGAGatcatataattatgtagaAGCCAAACTGAGATATATCGATATACTCAAGGTTCATTACGCATACAAGTTCTGCATAATAACGATTTTAAACAGCTAAGTATCTTATGTTCGACAATCCATACAAATTATGCATAGTTATAGAAACTTAAGATTTATAACCAGGGAAATATCATATTGGTTATTACACGAAGCAAACTAAACAAAGCAAATTTCgtacaaaagtaatttatttgccatACCTAAGAATTCAGCTAAACCCAGATTTATGGTGTCAATCATCTCTATCTCTATTAAGTGTGAAGAATGCTATGAAAACTTAGATGAAAATCAGTTTATTCCCTGatagaaatatatagatagaaatatatagaataaatagaTCATAGGCCTCTCGGAAtcatttattagtttaaattactttaatatgTACTATATATTCGACACatatcacacacacacatccgCTTATctaaattcattacaaatgtaTTACAACCGAATAGAGATAAGTGTGACTGTAGGTacgtgaaaattaaaaaattaaaactaatatgtACTACAATAATGCCAAAGTACTTATTCGAATATCATTGGATGCAAAGTTTTAATCTAATAGCATTTTTATCCTGTCCCATTAAATTTGAGATTATCTATGTTTTAGTCTGTGCATTGAATtactcaaataataattatgggaGCTCATTTCAAACATCCAGAAGTCAGTTATCCAGTATTGGTACTTTTCCTAGATGTGAGGGTAGTGGCAAATTTCCGCCATCCTGTTTTAAGATTCATTGATAAATgagtaaaaattgtatatcaaTGAAAATGTACCTACCGACTCAAATAACCAACATAAACAACACACCCACTACCTAGTTCACtctgtataaaaatacttaccagtCTGTTCTCTAGcaacattattttgattaacaTGATATTCTAAAGTCTGTGCACACCCAGTTTGTAAAGTGTGCACGTGCactttttttgtatggaattgtaaCGCACGTGTTTTCCACCTAGCCTCAGttccataaaaaaaaccgcacgTGTTACGCAATTTGTGTGCACCAACCCCTATTAAAAGTAGGTCCTAGTCATCGTCAcgatttaataaatgaaatattctaCATCTAGCGCAGGAAATCTTAGATTAGTACATCTATGAACCTTTGTGAGATTTTCAATTTAGTCTGAAAATATTGGTATACCTACTTGAGATTTGAGTcttaatttttgaaagaaatagCATTCACACATTTTAACTTGACACTTGCTTTCTTATTAGATGACACTAAATTATCCACTAAGTATGTACCGTAAGAGAATTATGAGACCGTCCAATTTCGATTTAGTCATATCGCGATTATAGTTAAACGGAGATATAGTCTAACAGGGGTCTAGTCCAATTGCGATTTAGTCAATTACTTTAATCTTATTGAGATGTAGTCATAAAGCTTCTAACCCTACTAATCGATTTAAGATATTTTGCACTATTCGTAAATTCCATTTACGTATTAATTCAATTTGGACGAAAAATGACAGTAGAATATGATCATATTATAtcagtgggcgaagtgcgagtttacatttcacttctcat
Coding sequences within:
- the LOC128673440 gene encoding serine/threonine-protein phosphatase 1 regulatory subunit 10-like isoform X1 encodes the protein MPRIDPVKLLECLSVLLSPAGGIKSRGEVERLATLMTKFSKKLVSKCIYIQILKCTDTEILRLFMGSGGWLLVHMWLTESIVAKNWPLVRELLELLLLCPVDIERLKTNNCPKLVKELSKDGNHFAIRALASKLVEQWLKTVKGEQVLPIQLTEIAQIISESDHDSSNLISSAIVKEEEHTDFQEKRDEVVESKEIDISKDCNNMSDCEVNLSKEVDKPKEEEALPVLKITLKDGKQIISQVDDSNSKLTEESTNTEKSKDKHKSKSKEKSHDKSSSRSSSSKHSKSHDSSNKSSNSSSNHKSSSSRHSSKDKSRDKDKSSSHSSKSKTESSSRKSSDKLNTSSSKSKDDRSKHTSSDKTKYKEKDKKTDKNKDDSQKPTIEKLESEKSETPSIQKLGKIPKLSDIKKEKPSISIEVRKPDEPKPKTVKTFNSKFRKHGLEEEVKPPPSRAAILSKKAAPVLPPTMPIPKRPSPVHNETPPEKKPKTVEILEKPGAIKLIPPKPKPMMLLESDMFMDALNASATNKKEPKKRKRRTSGSKDGNAPDGSPPSTPTTMTSPSSENKSVPPRFYQDTLETEENKDKPTEQGSESNEIVDTSINSDKENIEQMDTSEPHTVTINGLKGVLCYHKRKGPKKSIKWKPDCELEEIQYFELDETERVNVTKPFTDMKYLERIHEREAFQKGRNISNDDVMEEKTSWRPLIPIDTEGQLQVEYGKNSKEKEIQAIRQKGTLQPLYFHKSMIPDSPLEADPETHPYTEPTIIPLDDATGNQDNISDFRNMPWPEPKGNAPPASSTMNIQPIFPPNITQFPNNFPNAQFPVVPGFQGPNMVSNEWPNGVSPNMMPPMPPTQLPPVMPPGMIMPPDNMMMGPDMFGAPNPMFPGPPDAFNMQPNMFPVDFNMPVGPQGPPGPDGFAGQGNFRGAIRGRGSSGHWRGKNSGNWEGPNRGRGAHSRGGRKNVCIYFQRKGSCRQGDNCSFLHPGVNCPY